Genomic window (Thermodesulfobacteriota bacterium):
TCTACTCACTTGCGCTCGATCACGAGGACCCCGAGCACGCGCACTCTCTTTCCGTCCTGAAGCTGATGAGCGCGGGGAAGGGCGGCGTCGAGAAGAGCCTGGAAATACTGGGCGACAGGGGCCTCGTCCGCGCTGTCGGCCCGGGGGAATGGGCGCTTACGAAAGCGGGCATCGAGGCGGCTGAGAGGACGATAAGCGAGAGGAGCGGAAAGTCCGATGAGCGGTGAGCAGATAGAGATCCACGTAATAGCCTCGATCGTCGCGGTAGCGTGCGCCATGCCGGGCGTTTTCCTCGTGCTGAGGCGTATGGCCATGATGAGCGACGCGATTAGTCACGCAATACTCTTAGGAATAGTGCTCGCATTCTTCCTCGTGGGCGATCTCGCGTCGCCGCTCCTCATCGTAGGAGCCGCGCTCTCGGGCGTGCTCACGGTGAGCCTCGTCGAGCTCATAAACAGGACAAGGCTCGTGAAGGAGGACGCCTCGATAGGTCTCGTATTCCCCCTCCTCTTCAGTATAGGCGTCATCCTCATCGCGCGGTACGCATACAACATACACATTGACATAGATGCCGTCCTGCTCGGGGAGCTCGCATTCGCCCCGTTTGACCGTCTCTTCGTCAACGGTCACGACCTGGGGCCCGCTTCCCTGTACGTCATGGGCGTGATACTTGTGCTGAATCTCGCATTCATCCTCGTCTTTTATAAGGAGCTCAAGGTAGCTACTTTCGACGCCGGACTCGCCGCGGCGCTCGGTTTTTCGCCGGGGCTCATACACTACGGCCTCATGGGGCTCGTATCCGTCACGGCAGTGGGGGCCTTCAACGCCGTGGGCTCGATACTCGTGGTCGCTCTCATGATAGCGCCCCCGGCGGCGGCCTACCTGCTTACGGACAGCCTCCCGCGCATGATCCTGCTGAGCGCGCTGATAGGGGTCGTGAGCGCGGTATCCGGCTTCTGGGCGGCGATACTCCTCGACGCGAATATTGCAGGTTCCATGGCTACGGCGTCGGGCCTGATATTTCTAGTCGTATTCCTCATCGCTCCCGGGCGGGGTCTCGCGGCGGCAGCGATGAGGAGAACACGCCAGAAGCGCGAGTTCGCGGGAAGGATGCTCGCCATACACCTCCTCAACCATGAGGGCACACCCGAAGAGGCGCGCGAATCCGAGATAGCGCACGTCGAGGAAACGCTAAGGTGGAAGGGAGGGTTCACCAGGAGCGTCGTCGGTTATTCCGTGAAAAGAGGGATGGTGCTCGTCGAGGACGGACGCCTGAGACTTACCGAGAAAGGCAGGGAGTTCGCGGGCAGATCAGTTGTGGAGGAGTTCATTGCCTGAGCTGTGCTTAACTCAGTCGGAGATTTCTTTTCTCTTTAAAAGCTGGAGTATGAGGCCGAGCAGTATGACGCCTTTTGCGCCGTCGTCGTCTTCCTTGAGCGACTGTATATAGTCCATGTTGTCCTTCACCGTTTCGTCGTCAGGGGATATCTTGAGC
Coding sequences:
- a CDS encoding metal ABC transporter permease; amino-acid sequence: MSGEQIEIHVIASIVAVACAMPGVFLVLRRMAMMSDAISHAILLGIVLAFFLVGDLASPLLIVGAALSGVLTVSLVELINRTRLVKEDASIGLVFPLLFSIGVILIARYAYNIHIDIDAVLLGELAFAPFDRLFVNGHDLGPASLYVMGVILVLNLAFILVFYKELKVATFDAGLAAALGFSPGLIHYGLMGLVSVTAVGAFNAVGSILVVALMIAPPAAAYLLTDSLPRMILLSALIGVVSAVSGFWAAILLDANIAGSMATASGLIFLVVFLIAPGRGLAAAAMRRTRQKREFAGRMLAIHLLNHEGTPEEARESEIAHVEETLRWKGGFTRSVVGYSVKRGMVLVEDGRLRLTEKGREFAGRSVVEEFIA